The sequence below is a genomic window from Serratia nevei.
CGCGCTGCGCAGCGCGGCGGCGCGCGGGGTGCAGATCGAGCTGATGGTGGCCAACTGGAACACCAAAAAGCCGGATATCGCCTGGCTGAAGAGCCTGGCGCTGGTGCCGAACGTGCAGATCAAAGTGGTGACCATACCACCGGCCAGCAGCGGCTTCATTCCGTTTGCCCGCGTGATCCACAGCAAGCTGATGACCATCGACGATGAGATTGCCTGGGTGGGCACCAGCAACTGGACCGGCGGCTATCTGGACAACTCGCGCAATCTGGAGCTGGTGATGCACAGTGCGGCGATGAGCGGGCGGTTGGACCAGCTGTACCAACAGCTGTGGAATAGCGTCTACGCCGAACCGCTGCGGCTGGATTACGACTACCCGCCGCCCAAGCCGGGCGGCGAATCCTGATAAGCAGGGCGCGGTTAATCCCCGCGCCCTGTGTTTTTACCGTCGCCAGCCAGCCTTCTCCAGCGCCGTCACCAGCTGCTTGGCGCTCAACCCTTCCGCCCGGTGGCCGTTGCCGCTGACGGTATTGGCCGCCAGCAGCGCATTCACGATCGCTTCCTCCACCGCTTCCGCTGCTGCGGCGAACAGCGCCGAAATGTAGTCGTTGTTCACCATGCGTAGCGGCGTGGTGAAGGCGCCTTTATTGGCGTAGTCGGCGGGCGGCAGGCCGTCATTGCCGGTGGCGAAGGCGATGAAAATGTCGCCGCTCGAGTCCTCGGTGCCGCCGCCGGTGCGGGCGATGCCGATGCTGGCGCGCTGCGCCAGCCGCGCACACTGGTGCGGCAGCAGCGGCGCGTCGGTCGCCAGCGCCACCACGATGGAGCCCATGCCGGGATGCGGCAACTGCGGCGTGAACGGCGAGGGGAGATGCCCCAGATGCCGGCCTACCGGGTAACCGCCGACCAGCAATGATTCGCGCTTGCCGTGGTTGGCCTGCACGATGGCGCCCACCGTCCAGCCGCCCTGAACGGCGGGCAAGCGGCGCGACGCGGTGCCGCTGCCGCCTTTGAATTCATGGCAGATCATGCCGCTGCCGCCGCCGATCGCGCCTTCCTGCGGCAAGCCGCCCCGGGCCGCCTGCTGCGCCTGGCGCACGTGCTCGGCCTTGACGTGAAAGCCGTTGATGTCGTTGAGCAGGCCGTCGAAGGTTTCCATCACCACCGGCATATTCCAATACACCGCGTTGTCGCCCGTGGGCAGCGTTTCACGCTCCAGCGCGATCAACGCATCGCGCACCACGCCCACGCTGTGGGTGTTGGTGAAGGCGATCGGGCTGGTCAGCAGGCCCGCTTCGCGCACCCATTCCAGGCCGGTGGCGTCGCCGTTGCCGTTCAGCACGTGCACGCCGGCAAAGCAGGGGGCGTGGCGGGCGGAGCCGGGGCGCGGTTCGATCACCGTCACGCCGGTGCGCACGCTGCGCCCGTCCGCCAAATCGGCATGAATGCTGGCATGGCCAACGCGCACGCCGGGCACGTCGGTGATGGCGTTCAGCGGGCCGGGCGTGCCCTGTCCGATGATAATGCCCAGATCCTGAGCGCGCTGCGTCATGGTTATTCTCCTTCTATTGAGGGGGCGGCGAGGGGCGCCGTCTGGCGGCCGCGCAGATGGTTCAGCGCCAGCCCGAAGCCGATAATGCCGGCAATGATAATAAAGTCTTTCAGGCTGCTGGCGATCAAAATCGTCCACAGCACGTACAGGCAGCACAGCAGCGCCACCACCACCGGCAGCGGCCACAGCGGCATCAGGTACGGGTGGTGGAAGTGGCGGCGACGGCGGCTGATCAGCGCCGCCACCGCCATGATGATGTACACCAGCAGCAGCAGGATCACGGTGAACGAGGTCAGCGATTCGAGATCGGAGCAAAACGCCAGCAGCGCCGACGGCACGCCGAACAGCAGGGTGGCGATCCAGGGGGTGCCGAAGCGCGGGTGGATGATTTTCAGCGCCCGGTTAAACGTCGGCAGCCAGAAGCCGTCGCGCCCGCTGGCGAACATCATGCGGCTGAACTGCGCCACGATGGCGATGATGGCGTTGAACACCGACAGATAAATCGCGCCGCTTACCACCCGAGCCAGCGTCGGGCCGCCGAGCTGGGTGACCACATAGCCGACCGGATCGGCCTGTTTGGCCATCTCGGTCAGCGACGGCGAACCGATCAGCAGGGCGGTGAACGGCACCAGTTCCACCAGCACCACGATGACCAGCGTCAGCATGATCGCGATCGCCATCGGCCTGCCCTGTTCGCGCATGTCTTCCGCCATGTACACCGCCGCACCGTAGCCGTTGTAGGAGAACAGCGCGACCCCGACCATGGCGACGATCAGCGGCAGCGACACCGGGGCCAGGCTGCCCTGCGCGTCCAGCATCACCGGCGCGGTGAGGATCTCCGTGCTCTGATGCGGGTGGCTGAAGCCGAGCCAGGCGATCAGCGCCAGCACCGCCACTTCCACCACCAGAAAGGCGCCGGTCAGCAGGGCGTTGGCCTTGATGTTGAAAATGGCGCAGATGCCGCCGACCAGCACGGTGAGCATGCCGGCGGTCGAGGCGTCGAACTGGGTGCCCAGCGCGGTGTTCAGGTAGGGCACCGCGCCGGTGGCCAGCACCGCCGGCACGAACAGTGAGGCGCTGAGGATAAACAGGTAGGTCTGCAACCCGCACAGGGTGCCGAACAGGCGCTTGATGATGCTGTACTCACCGCCGGCGCTGGGGTGTGCGGCGCCGAGCTCGGCATAGCACAGCGCGATGGCGGCGGCGACGCAGGCGGCGATCAGAAACGACAGAAAGGCGCCGCTGCCGGCGCTGGCGATCGCCAGCGGGGCGATGACGAAAATCGAACTGGCCGGCGTCACGCCGGACGCGGTGATCATCACCACGTCGAGGACGCTGAGATTGCCTTTGAAGGTGTGTTCAGGGGCGGACTCTTTCATGGGATAACGACTCCATTAACGTGTGAGTGAATTATTGTTTTGCTGCACAGGCTGTACGCAGGAATCAAATGGAGCGCGCGGAAATGCCGGGGAGCGTTGCTCCCCGGAAGTTTATTGTTCTTATGTGTTACCCCTGTCCCGACGGGAAGCTGAAGCTGGTGCGCCGGGCATCGCCGGAGGCCGGCCAGCGCTGGGTCACGGTCTTGCGTTTGGTGTAGAACCTGACGGCATCCGGGCCGTAGGCGTGCAGATCGCCGAACAGCGAGCGCTTCCAGCCGCCGAACGAGTGGTAGGCCACCGGTACCGGCAGCGCCACGTTGATCCCCACCATGCCGACCTGAATGCGGCTGGAGAAGTAGCGCGCCGCTTCTCCGTCGCGGGTGAACAGACAGGTGCCGTTGCCGTATTCGTGGGCGTCGATCAAGGCCATCGCCTCCGGCAGCGAAGCCGCGCGCACCACGCCGAGCACCGGGCCGAAGATCTCTTCCTGATAGATGCGCATGCCGGGCGTCACGCGATCGAACAGCGTCGGGCCGAGGAAATACCCTTGGCTGGGGCGGCCGTCTGCGCCGATCACGCTCAGCTCGCGGCCGTCCACCAGCAGCTCGGCGCCTTCGGCTACGCCCTGATCGATATAGCCTTTTACCTTCTGATAATGCTGTTGGGTCACCAGCGGCCCCATGTCGTTGCGGTTGTCGCTGCCGGGGCCGACGCGCATGGCGGCCATCTGTTGCCGCAACCCGGCGATCAGCGCTTCGGCGGTGCCGTTGCCCACCGCCACCACCAGCGGGATGGCCATGCAACGCTGGCCGCAGGAGCCGAAGGCGGCGCCCATCAGCGCGCCGACCGCGCCGGGGATATCGGCGTCCGGCAGCACCACCGCGTGGTTCTTGGCGCCGCCCAACGCCTGCACCCGTTTGTTCTGCCCACAGCCGGTGTGATAGATGTGTTCTGCCACCGGCGTCGAACCGACGAAGCTGATCGCTTTGACGCGCCCGTCATGCAGCAGCGTCTCCACCGCTTCGCGATCGCCGTTGACCACGTTGAGCACCCCCGGCGGCAGCCCGGCTTCCGCCGCCAGCCGCGCGATATACAGCGCGGCGGAAGGCACGCGCTCGGAAGGCTTCAGCACGAAAGTGTTGCCGCACGCCACCGCCATCGGCCACATCCACAGCGGCACCATCGCCGGGAAGTTGAACGGCGTGATGCCCGCCACCACCCCCAGCGGCTGAAACTCGCTCCAGCTGTCGATGCCCGGGCCGGCCTCTTTGCTGTGTTCGCCCTTCAGCAGTTCCGGCACATAGCCGGCATATTCGATATTCTCGATGCCGCGCTGCAGTTCGCCCAGGGCGTCGCTGAGCACCTTGCCGTGCTCGGCGGTGATCAGTTGGCAGATGGCGTCGGCGTGCTGCTCCAGCAGATCCTTGAGCTTCATCATGATGCGCGCGCGCTTCAGCGGCGGGGTGTCGCGCCAGGCGGGATAGGCCTGTTCGGCGGCGGCGATGGCGCGCTCCACCGTGGCGCGGTCGGCCAGCTGCACCTCCTGCGCCGATTGGCCGGTGGCCGGGTCGTAAACCGGCTGGCTGCGTTCGCCGCCGGCGGCGGGCTCGCCGTTGATCCAATGGGTAATGGTCATGGTTCTCTCCTTATTCGGTGGCGTTGAGGGCGTCGCCCACGGCGTTGATCAGCGCATCGATCTGCGCTTCGCTGCTGATGAACGGCGGCGCCAGCTGCAGGGTGTCGCCGCCGTAGCGCACGTAAAATCCGCTTTCCCAGCAGCGCATCGCCGCCTCGAAGGGGCGCCGCGCCGGTTCGCCCGGCCGTGCCGCCAGCGTAATGCCGGCCGCCAGGCCGATGTTGCGAATGTCGGCGACGTGTTTGGCTCCTTGCAGGCTGTGTACCGCGCGCTCGAAGTAGGGCGCCAGCGCCTGTACGCGCTCCACCATCTGTTCGCGCTGCAGGATGTCCAGCGTCGCCAGCGCGACCGCGCAGCTGACCGGGTGGGCGGAGTAGGTGTAGCCGTGCGGGAATTCGAGCTGGTAGTCCGGCTCGCCGCCGTTCATGAAGGTGTGGTAGATCTCCGGCCGCACCACCACCGCGCCCATCGGCTGCGCGCCGTTGGTCACCTGTTTGGCGATGTTCATGATGTCCGGCGTGACGCCGAACGCCTCGGCGCCGGTCATCGCGCCGCAGCGGCCGAAGGCGGTGATCACTTCGTCGAAGATCAGCAGGATGTCATGCTGGGTGCAGATTTCGCGCAGGCGCTGCAGGTAGCCGACCGGCGGCACGATCACCCCGGCGGAGCCGGAGAAGGGTTCGACGATCACCGCGGCGATCGTTGAGGCGTCGCGCAGCGCGATGATGCGGTTGAGCTCTTCCGCCAGCTCTGCCCCCTGTTGCGGCATGCCGCGCGAAAAGGCGTTGCCGGCCAGCAGGGTGTGCGGCAGGTGGTCCGCTTCGGCGCCGGCGCCGAACGTCTTGCGGTTGCCGGCAATGCCGCCGACCGAGATACCGCCGAAGTTAACGCCGTGATAGCCCTTTTCCCGGCCGATAAAGCAGGTTTTGCCCGCCTGGCCTTTGGCGCGCCAGTAAGCGCGCGCCATTTTCAGCGAGGTGTCCGCCGCTTCCGATCCGGAGCCGGTGAAGAACACGTAATCCAGCCCCGCCGGCGTCAGTGCCTTGATCTTGTTGGCCAGTTCGAACGACAGCGGGTGGCCGAACTGAAACGCCGGCGAGTAATCCAGCGTCGCCAGCTGGCGCTGGGCGGCGTCGGTGATTTCCTGCCGGCCGTGCCCCAATCCGCAACACCATAATCCGGACAGGCCGTCGAAAATCTTTCTGCCGTCATGGCTGGTGTAATACGCCCCCGCGGCTTGAGTAATGATGCGCGGCTGCGCTTTAAAATTACGGTTACCGGTAAAAGGCATCCAATGGGCCTCTAACCCTTCGGCATCGAGACTATTTAGCGGGTGATTTTCAGCGGCCATGTTTTCCTCCGAACAGGAAAATAAGAGCGATTAATGAAATAAACCGAGTTGTTAACGGATTGTTGTGCGAAATTGACTATGTACCGCTTGTTCTCTACTGTGAATAATCATATGTCGAAACTTACTTAAGGTTTTATGCAAGTAAAAAAGCGCGCGCTGTTAGGGCAATTGTCGGATATGGATCTGCGTTTGCTGCGGGTATTCAAGGCCGTGGTCGACTGCGGCGGCATGAGCGCCGCCGAACTGGAGCTGAACATCAGCCTGTCGACCATCAGCAAGCACATCAAGGATCTGGAGCAGCGGCTGGGCCTGACGCTGTGCCAGCGCGGGCGCGAGGGCTTTGCGGTCACCGACGAGGGGCTGCTTATCTACCAGGAAACGGTCAACCTGCTGGCGGCCACCGAGGCGTTCCGGCGCGGGGTGGACGAGGTGCACCAGCGCATGGGCGGGCAGCTGCACGTGGCAATATTCGATCATACGGTCAGCAATCCGCAGGCGCAGATCGGCCGGGCCATCGCGTTATTCAGCGAGCGTGCGCCGGAGGTTTCTTTGCAAATGTACGTGGAGCCGATTAATACCATTGAACGCGGCGTCATTGACGGGCAATTTCAGGTTGGCGTTATTCCCATGCACCGCAGCGCGGAAAGTTTATCTTATCATTCGTTATTCAGTGAGAGGATGTTCTTATATTGCGGCGCGCAGCATGAATTATTTTCCGCCCCCCATGAAACATTAAATTGGGATCTGCTGCACAATTATGCCTTCGCCGGATTAGGCTACCATTCGCCGAATATGGAACTGAGCCTGCAGCAACATTTGCATCGCAAAGCGACGGGGTTCGCGCAGGAGTCGATCGCCACGCTGATCCTGTCCGGCAAATACGTCGGCTTTTTGCCGGATCACTACGCGGCGTTTTTCGTGGCGCAGAATATGATGCGGGCGATCAAACCGGCGCTGTTCCGCTATCACTGCGAATACTCCAGCGTGCTGCGCCGCTCGCCGGTGCCGCAGCGGGTGGTGAAGCTGTTCCATGAGTGCCTGCTGGCGGCCCACGGAATGGAATGAGGATTATTCTCTGAACGCGATGCCGCGCCAAAAATCCTCGACCAGTTGTTCAATGCGATCTGGGGTTTCCCGGGTATTTGAGGAGACAATCGCATCGACAATTTTATGGCTTTGCAGCGACAATAATTGAGCGGCAGTAATGCCGTGTGAACTTTGTTGCAGAAGTGCGGCAATATCGAGACCAAGCAGAAATGCACCCATTCTCTCCAGATCCGCGTCCAGGTCATCCTCTTCAAGCGGGGCGTCCCAAATGCGTTCTTCTTCAATGTTGCCATATTCGCTAATGATGGTGAAAAGGTCGATGGCGTCCTTCCCGTTCCCATGTCCGCGGGCTTGCCAGGCGAAAATTTTTAGCATGGCTAATCCCGGTAAAGAGCAAAACGGCAGTTCAGCACCGTTAAACAAGCGCACGACGACCGTATGCTCAAAGGCTTCCCGGAAGCCGTCGACATTCATGACTATCGCTCGGTCGGGAGGCCAGGCGATTTTATTCTCTTCCGCTACGCCGCCGAACGGAATGATATCCAAGTGGTTTTCCGCCCAGATCAAATGGTGCGGGTTGCCTTTTGTGGTTGTTGCGCCTTCGGCGATGAAAGCCGCCTGCAGTTCCGTAAACGACGACCAATCATCGACAAAGATGGCGATATCAATGTCGCTGGTTCTGCGCCCGGGCCTTCGGCCATGGATATGGTGTATTAGCACTTCGCGTGCCGTTGCGCCCGCAACGAAGAAAGCCACATTTTGCTGCGCGCAAACGGTGACAATTTGCGTGAGCAGCTTTTCAGTCTCTGAAGAGAGCGCTATCTGTAAGACCAAGGTATTTGTCATTTATCATCCTGGCGACTTCGAGATTACGGCTATCTCGGCTGGCGAGTAATTCAGCGATGCTGAGCATGGCCTGAGAACGTAGGGTGAGTTTCAGCGTCTCACCCCAGAATGCACCGGTCATTTGCAGCCCGCCATGTTGCTGAGGAAGCATACCCAGCTCTTTTCTACGTTGCTGCAATGGGGTGTGGGTAAACAGCATCAAGGTCTCGGGGTAAAGATAACCTTCGGTTAGCAGCGCCGCGGCCGCTTCTCCTCCCCAAATCTCGTTTGGCTTCAACGTCAGGTCTTGCCAGTTTGTTGGCGCGACCAGATTGAGCCTTTTTAACTTTGGTCGGATCATGACTGCATATTCACGCAGCCAAAGTGCTGTCAGCGATTCAGGTGACAATAATCTGCGTCCGCTTTTCGATTTGCGGTAATAGCGCTGACTTTCCAGATACTCGAACGCCTTACTGACCATCCCCAGTGAGATGCCCGCAGCGGCGGAGAGCTCGCGATAGGTTGCATTGATCGCCTGTTCGTCGTTTAACAACACCAGCAGTAGTTTTAGTGTTCCTTCACTGATCCTGGCTACACTATTATCACTATTAGTGAGGGATTTAACCGGCTTTTTGCCGGAAATACGCAGAAACAGCCCTTTAGTAACGATGCTGGCATTACCGGCGGCATCAATGAAATTGAGACGCAGTTCTTCACAAATCTCGGCTTGAGCGGCGGTCAGGTGAGGGCAGATAAGCAGACGTTGGTCTGTTGCATCGTCGTGCCATGCTTTTTTCAGCAAAAAGAGATTTTCTTTCCGGTGGATCGATTTTATCTCTATCTTGAAGTCAAAGGTTTGATCGCGTCCGACAGTCAGGATTGCCAGACCGTCGTAGTCCTCATTGTTCGAAGAGCGTTTCACCGTCAGGTGCAGGTTGGTCGGCAAATTTTCGCTTACTGCGGTCAAAAGCGCATCTTCGGTTTCTGGTTTAGACATTTGTTCATACTCTCCTTTTGTTCATGAGTCGTGAACAAATTAATACTATGAACAAAAGTGGTGTGCTGCAAGTGATTACTCGACAGGTGAGGAAGGATGATTACCGAATTGGCCAAGAATGAACAGGGACGAGATTTTGCCGTTGGCGATCTGCACGGCTGCCTGGATGAGTTACGTGTGCTGCTTGAGCATGTCGGGTTCGACACACGCCGTGATCGTCTGGTCGCCGTGGGTGACTTAATCGATCGTGGCACGAACAGTTTGGGGTGTCTGACATTACTTGAGCAGCCCTGGTTTTTTTCTGTGTTGGGCAATCATGAGAAAGTGCTGCTTGATTATAGGCAAGCGACCGAGAGCCAGCGGCAAAGTGAGATCGCTCAGAGATGGAAGATGATGGGCGGGGATTGGTTTTTTGAACTGGACGATGCGATGCGGTACCGCTGCCAGCAGCTAGCCATGATGCTCCCTTGGGTGATTAAACTCACCGTCGCTCAAGTCGATTATTGCGTGATTCATGCTGAGGTGCCTCCTGAAATAGATTGCCTCGAAACGTTCCTTACAGGGTTGCAATCTGGAGACCCGGTGAGTACGCATAGCTGTCTTTTTGGGCGCCGGCGTAACCGTGCCAAGTACGATGGGCCAATAATGAATGTCGGTTATGTACTGTGCGGGCATACGCCAGGTGAAGGTGCGCGCCAATTGGGCAATATGTGCAACCTGGATTATGGCGCGTTTGATATCGCCAACCGTGGGGCGCTTTGCCTGCTCGAACTGGGAACACACCGCCGCTATTTGTTGAGAAAAGACGGTATTGTCGAGCAGGCATTTGATGCTGCTTAAAGTCGCTTACTGCTCTTTCTTCTTGCCGAAGATTTTGATCAGCGCGCCGACCAGGATGCCGACCGCGATGCCGGCGAAGATCCAGCCGATGATGCCCATTTCCTTAACTCCTGCTAGTGCGTTGATCTGATTATACCCGTCATACTTGAAACTGCATCTGTGTTGGCTGCGAGTGCGTACGCCAGTCACTGACTTGAGTAAGCTCCTGGCGAGCCACCTCTTGCCGCCGGGATGCCGCTCCAACTATTTAGTTAGGGTAGATATCATCATTCGACGCGAAACGCCTCTTCGATCATCCGTTGCCGCTGTGCCGGCGCATAGTCGATCCAGGAATTCTTGCTGTTGGATTTCTCCAGCGCCACCGCCAGTTCCTGGCCGGAAATCGGCAAATCGTCCTGCCAGAACGGCGCGATGGCGTGGCGGGTGATGAAATCGGTCAGGTAGCTCTCCGGGCTGCCCTGCCAGTGCGGGTACAGGCGCGCGGCCAGCTCGGCCATCAGCGCGCGTTGCTGCGGCTGTTCGCTGCTTTCCAACAGGGCAAGGAACGGCAGCAGCAGGCGGCCGCAGACCTGGCCGTGGTGGTAGTCGCGCAGCGCGCCGATCTCGCCGGCGATGCCGTGGATCACCCCCAGCCCGGCGGCGCTCAGCGTCAGCCCCCCAAGGTACGAAGCTTGCATAATCGCTTCGCGCGCCGCGTCGCTGCGGTTGAGCGCCGGCCAGGCCGCAAGGAAGTGGCGGATGCCGCTCAGCGACATGTCGCGCGTCATGGTGCCGGCGGTTTTCGACAGATAGGCCTCGAACAGGTGGGTGAAGGCGTCGATGGCGCAGTAGGCCAGCACCTTGTCCGGCGCGTCGGCCAGCAGCTGGGGATCGAGAATGGCGGTGTGCGGCACGAAGTTATTGTGGCGCAGCGAGGCCTTCACTTTGCTGACCTGGGTGTCGGTGATCACCGCGTTCTGCGTCACCTCGCTGCCGGTGCCGGCGGTGGTAGGAATGGCGATCAGCGGCAGGGTGGCGCCGCTGATTTTGCTGTCGCCCACTTTTTCCATATAGCGCAGCGTCGGCAGCGGATGCTCCACCAGTGCGGAGAACGCCTTGGCGGCATCCAGCACGCTGCCGCCGCCGATGGCCACCACGCGCAGTGCCTGGCCGCGCCAGCGCGCCACCCAGGCGTCTATTTCCTGCGGCGACGCCTCGTGGCTGACGATCTCGGTGCCGATGAGCAGCGGCGTCAGCGATTCGCGCAGGCCGGCGTACACCGGGCCGTTGAGAAAAGATCGGCAGCTGAACAGCAGCGTCGGCTGCGGATCGGCAAGCAGCAGCGGCGGCAGTTGCTGGATGCTGCCGTGGCCGAACCAGGTCTGGCGGTTGGCGATGATGTGGCTGACGGACATGAGGTCTCCTTGACGGCGTTGCAGGGCGCGATGCCACAGCATAAGCCAGCGGGCGCGGAGCGGCCACCGCTTTCCCCGCTGCGGCAACTTGTGAGTTGTTTAACATGTAAACGATCGTGTTCTTGCATTTCGGCGCGCCGGATGCTTTTTTTAACAGTACTGGCCGCCATGCGGCTAACCCCATCCGAAATCGGTAGGTTGTTAATGTATTAATAATGGCGAGGCGGGTATGGATATTCAGGTTGAACGCTTGTCTGCGGTGATCGATGCGGTGGCCAGCCCGCGCTTTTATCCCAGCCTGTTGAATTGGCTGGAAGGGTTTTTCGCCTTCGACAACGCCATCGTCTATGCCTTCGAACGCGGCCGGCCGCCGCGCTGCCTGATCAAAACCGAGCGGGAAAACAGCGATGCGGTTAACCAGATCTACCAACAGGGCGCCTATCTGCAGGATCCGTTTTACCGCGCGCTGAACGACGGCGGCGAAGGCGAGGTGCTCACGCTGCGCCAGCTGGCGCCCTGCGGGTTCTATCACAGCGACTATTACCGTAATTTTTATCGCAAGACCGGCTGGCACGATGAGGCCGGCGTGCTGCTGCAGCTGACGCCGGAGCGCGGGCTGGGGGTGTTCTTCGGTTCGGCGCGCCGCACGGTGGCGGTGCGCTACCCGCAGCGGGCGGATCTGCGCAGCGCGCTGACGCTGGTGAAAAGCGTGGCGCGGCTGCATGGCGAAGTGGTGGCGGCACCGGCCGAGGCCGACACGGGGAACGACGATGGCGCGCAGGCGCGTTATCTGCTGACGCCGCGCGAGCGCGAGATCGTCGATCTGATCCTCGCCGGCTGCGGTTCGCAGCAGATTGCCGACCGGCTGTTCATCAGCCTCGGCACGGTAAAAAATCACCGCAAGAACATCTACGGCAAGCTAAACATCGGCTCGCAGGCCGAACTGTTCAGCCTGTTGCTGACCGCCCCTCAGCGCCGCAGCGCGTGAATGTTAATTTTTTGTAGCGAATGTCCCTAAGGGGACATAGCGGACTAATCCACTGCTCCCGATAATCCGATGTCATGGCATAGGCAATCGGGAGTGCGGCAGTGAACAACGAAATCGAGTCCTTAACCTACTACGCGGCGACCAAAAAATACGATCTGCGCTTCCCGACGCTGGAAGAGGATCTGGACGTCGACGTGGTGATCATCGGCGGCGGCTTCTCCGGCATCAACACCGCGCTGGAGCTGGCGGAGAAGGGCATCACCAACATCGCCATTCTCGAAGGCCGCTATCTGGGCTACGGCGGCACCGGGCGCAACGGCGGCCAGGTGATGGCCGGCATCGGCCACGATCTGGAGAAGATCAAGCGCCACGTTGGCCCGGCCGGGCTGGAAACCATCTTCAAAATCAGCAATCTCGGCGCCGGCATTATCCGCGAGCGCATCAAGAAATATGACATCGACGCCGACTTCTGCTTCGGCTACGGCTATCTCGGCAGCAACGCGCGCCAGGAGAAGACCCTGCGCGGCTGGCTGAAGGAGTTCAAGGCGGTAGCGCCGCAGGAGGAGATTGAGCTCTACACCGGCGCGGAGGTGAAGCAAGTGGTGGGCTCCGACGCTTACACCTGCGCGCTGAAACACATGGGCGGTGGCCACGTGCATTCGCTCAACCTGCTGCTGGGCGAGGCCAAGGCGCTGAGCGGCTACGGGGTGAAAATCTTCGAGAACAGCAGCGTGCTCAACGTGGAGTACGGGCCGCGCATCACGGTGCGCACCGCCATGGGCTCGGTGCGCGCCAACAAGATGCTGTGGGCCTGCAACGGCTTCCTCAACGGTATGGAGCCGCAGATCTACCGCAAGACCATCAATACCTACGCCTTCCAGCTGGCCACCGAGCCGCTGTCTGACGATCTGATCCGCCAGATCAGCCCGATCCGCGGCGCCTACAGC
It includes:
- a CDS encoding nucleotidyl transferase AbiEii/AbiGii toxin family protein; this encodes MTNTLVLQIALSSETEKLLTQIVTVCAQQNVAFFVAGATAREVLIHHIHGRRPGRRTSDIDIAIFVDDWSSFTELQAAFIAEGATTTKGNPHHLIWAENHLDIIPFGGVAEENKIAWPPDRAIVMNVDGFREAFEHTVVVRLFNGAELPFCSLPGLAMLKIFAWQARGHGNGKDAIDLFTIISEYGNIEEERIWDAPLEEDDLDADLERMGAFLLGLDIAALLQQSSHGITAAQLLSLQSHKIVDAIVSSNTRETPDRIEQLVEDFWRGIAFRE
- a CDS encoding LysR family transcriptional regulator → MQVKKRALLGQLSDMDLRLLRVFKAVVDCGGMSAAELELNISLSTISKHIKDLEQRLGLTLCQRGREGFAVTDEGLLIYQETVNLLAATEAFRRGVDEVHQRMGGQLHVAIFDHTVSNPQAQIGRAIALFSERAPEVSLQMYVEPINTIERGVIDGQFQVGVIPMHRSAESLSYHSLFSERMFLYCGAQHELFSAPHETLNWDLLHNYAFAGLGYHSPNMELSLQQHLHRKATGFAQESIATLILSGKYVGFLPDHYAAFFVAQNMMRAIKPALFRYHCEYSSVLRRSPVPQRVVKLFHECLLAAHGME
- a CDS encoding P1 family peptidase, giving the protein MTQRAQDLGIIIGQGTPGPLNAITDVPGVRVGHASIHADLADGRSVRTGVTVIEPRPGSARHAPCFAGVHVLNGNGDATGLEWVREAGLLTSPIAFTNTHSVGVVRDALIALERETLPTGDNAVYWNMPVVMETFDGLLNDINGFHVKAEHVRQAQQAARGGLPQEGAIGGGSGMICHEFKGGSGTASRRLPAVQGGWTVGAIVQANHGKRESLLVGGYPVGRHLGHLPSPFTPQLPHPGMGSIVVALATDAPLLPHQCARLAQRASIGIARTGGGTEDSSGDIFIAFATGNDGLPPADYANKGAFTTPLRMVNNDYISALFAAAAEAVEEAIVNALLAANTVSGNGHRAEGLSAKQLVTALEKAGWRR
- a CDS encoding type IV toxin-antitoxin system AbiEi family antitoxin produces the protein MSKPETEDALLTAVSENLPTNLHLTVKRSSNNEDYDGLAILTVGRDQTFDFKIEIKSIHRKENLFLLKKAWHDDATDQRLLICPHLTAAQAEICEELRLNFIDAAGNASIVTKGLFLRISGKKPVKSLTNSDNSVARISEGTLKLLLVLLNDEQAINATYRELSAAAGISLGMVSKAFEYLESQRYYRKSKSGRRLLSPESLTALWLREYAVMIRPKLKRLNLVAPTNWQDLTLKPNEIWGGEAAAALLTEGYLYPETLMLFTHTPLQQRRKELGMLPQQHGGLQMTGAFWGETLKLTLRSQAMLSIAELLASRDSRNLEVARMINDKYLGLTDSALFRD
- a CDS encoding CoA-acylating methylmalonate-semialdehyde dehydrogenase, which translates into the protein MTITHWINGEPAAGGERSQPVYDPATGQSAQEVQLADRATVERAIAAAEQAYPAWRDTPPLKRARIMMKLKDLLEQHADAICQLITAEHGKVLSDALGELQRGIENIEYAGYVPELLKGEHSKEAGPGIDSWSEFQPLGVVAGITPFNFPAMVPLWMWPMAVACGNTFVLKPSERVPSAALYIARLAAEAGLPPGVLNVVNGDREAVETLLHDGRVKAISFVGSTPVAEHIYHTGCGQNKRVQALGGAKNHAVVLPDADIPGAVGALMGAAFGSCGQRCMAIPLVVAVGNGTAEALIAGLRQQMAAMRVGPGSDNRNDMGPLVTQQHYQKVKGYIDQGVAEGAELLVDGRELSVIGADGRPSQGYFLGPTLFDRVTPGMRIYQEEIFGPVLGVVRAASLPEAMALIDAHEYGNGTCLFTRDGEAARYFSSRIQVGMVGINVALPVPVAYHSFGGWKRSLFGDLHAYGPDAVRFYTKRKTVTQRWPASGDARRTSFSFPSGQG
- a CDS encoding APC family permease, whose translation is MKESAPEHTFKGNLSVLDVVMITASGVTPASSIFVIAPLAIASAGSGAFLSFLIAACVAAAIALCYAELGAAHPSAGGEYSIIKRLFGTLCGLQTYLFILSASLFVPAVLATGAVPYLNTALGTQFDASTAGMLTVLVGGICAIFNIKANALLTGAFLVVEVAVLALIAWLGFSHPHQSTEILTAPVMLDAQGSLAPVSLPLIVAMVGVALFSYNGYGAAVYMAEDMREQGRPMAIAIMLTLVIVVLVELVPFTALLIGSPSLTEMAKQADPVGYVVTQLGGPTLARVVSGAIYLSVFNAIIAIVAQFSRMMFASGRDGFWLPTFNRALKIIHPRFGTPWIATLLFGVPSALLAFCSDLESLTSFTVILLLLVYIIMAVAALISRRRRHFHHPYLMPLWPLPVVVALLCCLYVLWTILIASSLKDFIIIAGIIGFGLALNHLRGRQTAPLAAPSIEGE
- a CDS encoding aspartate aminotransferase family protein codes for the protein MAAENHPLNSLDAEGLEAHWMPFTGNRNFKAQPRIITQAAGAYYTSHDGRKIFDGLSGLWCCGLGHGRQEITDAAQRQLATLDYSPAFQFGHPLSFELANKIKALTPAGLDYVFFTGSGSEAADTSLKMARAYWRAKGQAGKTCFIGREKGYHGVNFGGISVGGIAGNRKTFGAGAEADHLPHTLLAGNAFSRGMPQQGAELAEELNRIIALRDASTIAAVIVEPFSGSAGVIVPPVGYLQRLREICTQHDILLIFDEVITAFGRCGAMTGAEAFGVTPDIMNIAKQVTNGAQPMGAVVVRPEIYHTFMNGGEPDYQLEFPHGYTYSAHPVSCAVALATLDILQREQMVERVQALAPYFERAVHSLQGAKHVADIRNIGLAAGITLAARPGEPARRPFEAAMRCWESGFYVRYGGDTLQLAPPFISSEAQIDALINAVGDALNATE